From Pulveribacter suum, a single genomic window includes:
- the treZ gene encoding malto-oligosyltrehalose trehalohydrolase — translation MKHRHDMPFGAQPDAQGTDFSLWAPAARHLVLRHRPGDEGPWQEQAAVSAQGGWWRCTLPQAGAGTRYQWLVDGTAVPDPASGHNPHGPHGASVVVDPCAFDWQHAPPGRPWSDVVLYELHIGTFTPEGSFAAAARRLPALRALGFTAIELMPVAAFGGSHGWGYDGVLPFAPHAGYGTPEDFKRLIDAAHGLGLMVFLDVVYNHFGPDGNYLGQYAPQFFSQEHESPWGKAINFDGEGSATVREFFIHNALYWAQEYQIDGLRLDAVHAIVDDGERHFLQELSQRVRAAAGDRPVHLVLENERNEGERLAATPLPGRFDGQWNDDFHHALHVLLTGETRGYYHDYGNQPLARLAHALTHGYVFAPAPRQEGRRTALAPAQPQPLGAMVNFVGNHDQVGNRAFGERLATLVEPPVAELALLLSLLGPAIPLVFMGDEFGARTPFLYFAGWEGELRDAVREGRKREFGHALEHARAGRTELPDPCAAQTLADSRLDWALAESQGGLARQALVRQALAARARWIAPRHGLLLSEGHSAQAVGDTGLLVRWHYADGRQLVLELNLGGTPVSCPACPSFPGETIFQHARSPSDDHWPAWSARWTLSEPQA, via the coding sequence ATGAAGCACCGGCACGACATGCCCTTCGGTGCCCAGCCGGATGCGCAGGGCACCGACTTCTCGCTCTGGGCGCCGGCTGCACGCCACCTCGTGCTGCGGCATCGGCCGGGCGACGAGGGTCCCTGGCAGGAGCAGGCCGCCGTTTCTGCTCAGGGCGGCTGGTGGCGTTGCACATTGCCGCAGGCTGGCGCCGGCACGCGCTATCAGTGGCTGGTGGACGGCACGGCCGTACCCGACCCTGCCTCGGGCCACAACCCGCACGGCCCGCATGGCGCCAGCGTCGTCGTCGATCCGTGCGCCTTTGACTGGCAGCACGCCCCCCCGGGCAGGCCCTGGAGCGACGTGGTGCTGTACGAGCTGCACATCGGCACGTTCACACCCGAGGGCAGCTTTGCGGCGGCGGCCCGGCGCCTGCCCGCGCTGCGCGCTCTCGGCTTCACGGCCATCGAGCTCATGCCGGTGGCCGCGTTCGGCGGCTCGCACGGCTGGGGCTACGACGGCGTGCTGCCCTTTGCGCCCCACGCCGGCTACGGCACACCCGAGGATTTCAAGCGGCTGATCGACGCGGCCCACGGCCTGGGACTGATGGTCTTTCTGGACGTGGTCTACAACCACTTCGGCCCGGACGGCAACTACCTGGGCCAGTACGCGCCGCAATTCTTCTCGCAGGAGCATGAAAGCCCGTGGGGCAAGGCCATCAACTTCGATGGCGAGGGCAGCGCCACGGTGCGCGAGTTCTTCATTCACAACGCCCTGTACTGGGCGCAGGAGTACCAGATCGACGGCCTGCGCCTGGACGCGGTGCACGCCATCGTGGACGACGGCGAGCGCCACTTCCTGCAAGAGCTGTCGCAGCGCGTGCGTGCTGCGGCGGGCGACAGGCCCGTGCACCTGGTGCTGGAAAACGAGCGCAACGAGGGCGAGCGCCTGGCCGCCACGCCCCTGCCCGGCCGCTTCGACGGCCAGTGGAACGACGACTTCCACCACGCGCTGCACGTGCTGCTGACCGGCGAGACGCGCGGCTACTACCACGACTACGGCAACCAGCCCCTGGCGCGGCTGGCCCATGCCCTCACGCATGGCTACGTTTTCGCGCCCGCCCCGCGCCAGGAGGGCCGCCGCACGGCGCTCGCACCCGCCCAGCCGCAGCCGCTGGGCGCCATGGTCAACTTCGTTGGCAACCACGACCAGGTGGGCAATCGCGCCTTCGGCGAGCGCCTGGCGACGTTGGTGGAGCCACCGGTAGCGGAGCTTGCGCTGCTGCTGTCGCTGCTCGGCCCCGCCATTCCCCTGGTCTTCATGGGCGATGAGTTCGGCGCGCGCACGCCGTTTCTGTATTTCGCCGGCTGGGAAGGCGAGCTGCGCGACGCCGTGCGCGAAGGCCGCAAGCGCGAATTCGGCCACGCCCTGGAGCACGCCCGTGCCGGCCGCACGGAGCTGCCCGACCCTTGCGCCGCGCAGACACTGGCAGACAGCCGGCTCGACTGGGCGCTGGCCGAGTCGCAGGGAGGGCTTGCACGCCAGGCGCTGGTGCGCCAGGCGCTTGCCGCGCGCGCCCGGTGGATCGCGCCGCGCCACGGTTTGTTGCTGTCCGAGGGACATAGCGCGCAGGCCGTGGGAGATACCGGCCTGTTGGTGCGCTGGCACTATGCCGACGGGCGGCAGCTGGTGCTGGAACTCAACCTGGGCGGCACGCCGGTGTCCTGCCCTGCTTGCCCATCCTTTCCAGGAGAAACCATCTTCCAGCACGCACGCAGCCCCTCGGATGACCA
- the glgX gene encoding glycogen debranching protein GlgX translates to MKADASPNSAPALSRKRRSTRHQVARGRAWPLGATLQSGGVNFAVYSSIATRVEICLFSDDDREVERIALPARSSDVWHGHVRGLKAGQKYGLRVHGPYDPAQGLRCNPAKLLLDPYALALDRPVRGDAGQFGYQLGQEDEDTRICDEDNGAGAPKCRVVRTRFDWQGDTHPFVPAQATVFYEVHVKGFTQALPGVPEAVRGTYAGLASDAAIAHLKSLGVTSVQLLPVQAFIDDKRLVDAGLANYWGYNTVAFFAPEPRYCVAKSGGVDEFKAMVRALHGAGLEVILDVVYNHTGEGNHLGPTLSLKGIDNPVYYRLAEEDPRYYVDYTGTGNTVDTSSPPALRLVLDSLRYWVTEMHVDGFRFDLAPALARDAAGAFTHRAQFLAALHQDPVLSRVKLIAEPWDLGPGGYQIGGFPPGWMEWNGRYRDAVRDYWRNADGSLPQLAACLCGSADIYASQRRPPATSVNLVTVHDGFTLADLVSYNDKHNEANGEDNRDGESHNRSWNCGTEGPTDDPAIRALRERQMRNFLATLMLSHGTPLLLGGDEFGRTQQGNNNGYCQDSPLSWFDWSQAESEQGRALNTFVQQLVALRRSLPVASLGGWPDPQDPKSPCAGIAWFSVWGLPMSTEEWEDAEVRCVCAVMESRGQGESAMLLFNATPVEAVFTLPQEQDGDNARQWALRIDTRSAEVRGPDEPRVGAEAQYTLEPHSMAVFTSVETSGPAP, encoded by the coding sequence ATGAAGGCCGACGCCTCTCCGAACTCCGCTCCCGCCCTCTCCCGCAAACGCCGCAGCACCCGCCACCAGGTAGCGCGCGGGCGCGCGTGGCCGCTGGGTGCGACGCTGCAAAGCGGCGGCGTGAACTTTGCCGTGTATTCATCCATCGCGACCCGGGTGGAAATCTGTCTTTTTTCCGATGATGACCGTGAGGTGGAGCGCATCGCCCTGCCCGCACGCAGCAGTGACGTCTGGCACGGGCACGTGCGCGGCCTGAAGGCGGGGCAAAAGTACGGGCTGCGCGTGCACGGACCCTACGACCCTGCGCAGGGCCTGCGCTGCAACCCGGCCAAGCTGCTGCTCGACCCGTACGCGCTGGCGCTGGACCGCCCGGTGCGCGGCGACGCCGGCCAGTTTGGCTACCAGCTTGGGCAGGAGGATGAGGACACGCGCATCTGCGACGAAGACAACGGCGCCGGCGCGCCCAAGTGCCGGGTGGTGCGCACCCGCTTCGACTGGCAGGGCGATACCCATCCGTTCGTGCCGGCGCAGGCCACCGTGTTCTACGAGGTGCACGTCAAGGGCTTCACGCAGGCCTTGCCCGGCGTGCCGGAGGCGGTGCGCGGCACCTACGCGGGCCTGGCGAGCGACGCCGCGATCGCCCATCTGAAATCGCTCGGCGTGACCAGCGTGCAGCTGCTGCCTGTGCAGGCGTTCATCGACGACAAGCGGCTCGTCGATGCGGGACTTGCCAACTACTGGGGCTACAACACGGTGGCGTTCTTTGCTCCCGAACCGCGCTATTGCGTGGCCAAAAGCGGCGGTGTGGACGAATTCAAGGCCATGGTGCGCGCGTTGCACGGCGCTGGCCTGGAGGTCATCCTGGATGTGGTCTACAACCACACGGGCGAGGGCAATCACCTGGGCCCCACGCTCAGCCTCAAGGGCATCGACAACCCCGTCTACTACCGCCTGGCAGAAGAAGACCCGCGCTACTACGTGGACTACACCGGCACCGGCAATACCGTGGATACCAGCAGCCCCCCCGCGCTGCGCCTGGTACTCGACAGCCTGCGCTACTGGGTCACGGAGATGCACGTCGACGGCTTCCGCTTCGACCTGGCGCCGGCCCTGGCGCGCGACGCTGCGGGCGCCTTCACGCACCGCGCGCAGTTCCTGGCCGCGCTGCACCAGGATCCGGTGCTCTCGCGCGTCAAGCTCATCGCCGAGCCCTGGGACCTGGGGCCGGGCGGCTACCAGATCGGCGGATTTCCCCCTGGCTGGATGGAGTGGAATGGCCGCTACCGCGACGCCGTGCGCGACTACTGGCGCAACGCCGACGGCAGCCTGCCGCAGCTGGCGGCCTGCCTGTGCGGCTCGGCGGACATCTATGCGAGCCAAAGGCGCCCGCCCGCCACCAGCGTCAACCTCGTCACGGTGCACGACGGCTTCACGCTGGCCGACCTGGTCAGCTACAACGACAAGCACAACGAGGCCAACGGCGAGGACAACCGCGACGGCGAAAGCCACAACCGCAGCTGGAACTGCGGCACTGAGGGGCCCACGGATGACCCTGCCATCCGGGCGCTGCGCGAGCGGCAGATGCGCAACTTCCTGGCCACGCTGATGCTCTCGCACGGCACGCCGCTGCTGCTGGGCGGCGACGAGTTCGGCCGCACGCAGCAGGGCAACAACAACGGCTACTGCCAGGACAGCCCGCTGTCGTGGTTCGACTGGAGCCAGGCTGAGAGCGAGCAGGGCCGCGCGCTGAACACCTTCGTGCAGCAGCTCGTCGCCCTGCGGCGTTCCCTGCCTGTTGCCAGCCTGGGCGGCTGGCCCGATCCGCAGGACCCCAAGTCCCCTTGCGCCGGCATTGCCTGGTTCAGCGTATGGGGCCTGCCCATGAGCACCGAGGAATGGGAAGACGCTGAGGTGCGCTGCGTCTGCGCCGTGATGGAAAGCCGCGGCCAGGGCGAGTCGGCCATGCTGCTGTTCAATGCGACGCCGGTGGAAGCGGTTTTCACCCTGCCCCAGGAGCAGGACGGTGATAACGCGCGCCAGTGGGCGCTGCGCATCGATACCCGCAGCGCCGAGGTGCGGGGCCCGGACGAGCCCCGCGTGGGCGCCGAGGCGCAATACACGCTGGAGCCGCACTCCATGGCGGTGTTCACGTCGGTTGAAACTTCAGGCCCCGCGCCATGA
- a CDS encoding glucose-1-phosphate adenylyltransferase: MSRTKNVLAFVMAGGEGSRLHPLTAERCKPAVPFNGKHRIVDFVLSNLVNSEIYSIYLLVQYKSQSLIEHIRQSWTMTRFIPQHFVTVVPPQMQNGPEWFQGTADSVFQNIHLIEEFRPDIVAVFGADHIYRMDVRQMLEFHQANDAHVSVATLPVRLSECNQFGIVETDERHRITQFMEKPASARPMPGSSTHALASMGNYLFNADVLLDALKRAKAQGQSDFGKHILPAMLQSHRLLAYDFATNEIPGIAPYEEHGYWRDVGTIDSYFQAHFDTLGATPRFRMTNRQWPIYASPDQAESAQIENGIIHRSVVGSGSIVDGARLDHAMLRRSVTVERDAHLAHCIVMERSRIGHGAQVRCAIIDQDNDIPPGEHIGFDLEADRQRFHVTESGIVVVPRGYFPTAQRKPPTPLGAHRPGMQLSPSDNLRRAFA, encoded by the coding sequence ATGTCGCGCACCAAAAACGTTCTCGCCTTCGTCATGGCCGGCGGCGAAGGCTCGCGGCTTCACCCGCTCACGGCCGAGCGGTGCAAACCGGCCGTGCCGTTCAACGGCAAGCACCGCATCGTGGACTTCGTCCTGTCCAACCTGGTCAACTCGGAGATCTACTCGATCTATCTGCTGGTGCAGTACAAGTCGCAGTCGCTCATCGAGCACATCCGCCAGTCCTGGACCATGACGCGGTTCATCCCGCAGCACTTCGTCACGGTGGTGCCGCCGCAGATGCAAAACGGCCCGGAGTGGTTTCAGGGCACGGCCGACTCGGTGTTCCAGAACATCCACCTGATCGAGGAATTCCGTCCCGACATCGTGGCCGTGTTTGGCGCCGACCACATCTACCGCATGGACGTGCGCCAGATGCTGGAGTTCCACCAGGCCAACGACGCCCACGTGAGCGTGGCCACGCTGCCGGTGCGCCTGTCCGAGTGCAACCAGTTCGGCATCGTGGAAACCGACGAGCGCCACCGCATCACGCAGTTCATGGAAAAGCCCGCCAGCGCCCGCCCGATGCCCGGCAGCAGCACGCACGCGCTGGCGTCCATGGGCAACTACCTGTTCAACGCCGACGTGTTGCTGGACGCCTTGAAGCGCGCCAAGGCGCAGGGCCAGAGCGACTTCGGCAAGCACATCCTGCCGGCCATGCTGCAGTCGCACCGCCTGCTGGCCTACGACTTCGCCACCAACGAGATTCCGGGCATCGCGCCCTACGAGGAGCACGGCTACTGGCGCGACGTGGGCACCATCGATTCGTACTTCCAGGCGCACTTCGACACCCTGGGCGCCACCCCGCGCTTTCGCATGACCAACCGCCAGTGGCCCATCTACGCCAGCCCCGACCAGGCCGAATCGGCGCAGATCGAGAACGGCATCATCCACCGTTCGGTGGTGGGTTCGGGCTCCATCGTGGACGGCGCGCGGCTCGACCATGCCATGTTGCGCCGCAGCGTGACAGTGGAGCGCGACGCGCATCTTGCGCACTGCATCGTCATGGAGCGCTCGCGCATCGGCCACGGCGCACAGGTGCGCTGCGCCATCATCGACCAGGACAACGACATCCCACCCGGCGAGCACATCGGCTTCGATCTGGAGGCAGACCGCCAACGCTTTCACGTCACGGAAAGCGGCATCGTGGTCGTGCCGCGGGGCTACTTCCCCACCGCGCAGCGCAAGCCGCCCACCCCTTTGGGCGCTCACCGCCCGGGCATGCAGCTGTCCCCGTCCGACAACCTGCGCCGAGCCTTCGCATGA
- the glgB gene encoding 1,4-alpha-glucan branching protein GlgB — protein MFPPPATTLQAALYALPGHYRRFEQLGAHATDGGTRFTVWAPNARRVSLIGSFNGWKPQALECMADGSGYWTLHVAQAGHGDLYKYRIEDAQGNLLDKADPYATRSEPPPGNASQIWSLQYAWRDDAWMAARGRRQAMDQPISIYEVHLGSWQRTDDGQFLNYAEIGHRLAAHCQALGFTHVELMPVAEHPFYGSWGYQTGSYFAPTSRYGTPQDLMALVDTLHQHGIGVVFDWVGSHFPADAHALARFDGTALYEHEDPRRGFHPQWNSLIFNYGRFEVRDFLISNVLFWLEHYHFDAVRVDAVSSMLYLDFSREAGQWLPNQDGGNQNWEAVGFLQDLNRAVYAAYPDVHVIAEESTAWEGVSRPAHHGGLGFGMKWNMGWMNDTLRYMQRPHAYRRWHAGDIRFSSVYAFDENFVLALSHDEVVYGKGSLLDRQPGDRWQRFAGLRLLYGYMWMHPGKKLLFMGGEFGQEREWHHERALDWQLWQEPLHAGVARWVADLNHALREHPALHLWDFDARGFEWAPAEGESPVVLAFLRRSPGECLLAVCNLTPEPVAALRVGLPASGRWHEILNSDAAVYGGSGIGNLGGVDAQNHPLAQMPASALLTLPPLATVVLRHGGEPSLQP, from the coding sequence ATGTTCCCTCCCCCTGCCACCACCCTGCAAGCTGCGCTGTATGCGCTGCCGGGACACTATCGCCGTTTCGAGCAGCTGGGCGCCCATGCCACGGATGGCGGCACGCGCTTTACGGTCTGGGCGCCCAATGCGCGCCGCGTCAGCCTGATCGGCAGCTTCAACGGCTGGAAGCCCCAGGCCTTGGAGTGCATGGCCGATGGCAGCGGGTACTGGACGCTGCATGTGGCCCAGGCCGGCCACGGCGACCTGTACAAATACCGCATCGAGGACGCGCAGGGCAACCTGCTGGACAAGGCCGACCCCTACGCCACACGCAGCGAGCCGCCACCAGGCAATGCCTCGCAGATCTGGTCGCTTCAATATGCGTGGAGGGACGACGCCTGGATGGCCGCGCGTGGTCGGCGCCAGGCCATGGACCAGCCGATCTCCATCTACGAGGTGCACCTGGGCTCCTGGCAGCGCACGGACGACGGGCAGTTTCTGAACTACGCCGAGATCGGCCACCGCCTGGCTGCGCACTGCCAGGCGCTGGGCTTCACGCATGTGGAACTGATGCCCGTTGCAGAGCACCCGTTCTACGGCTCCTGGGGCTACCAGACGGGCAGCTATTTCGCGCCCACGTCGCGCTACGGCACGCCGCAGGACCTGATGGCGCTGGTGGACACCCTGCACCAGCACGGCATCGGCGTGGTCTTCGACTGGGTGGGTTCGCACTTTCCCGCGGACGCGCATGCCCTGGCGCGCTTCGATGGCACGGCGCTCTACGAGCACGAGGACCCGCGCCGGGGCTTCCACCCGCAGTGGAACAGCCTGATCTTCAACTATGGCCGCTTCGAGGTGCGTGATTTTCTGATCAGCAACGTGCTGTTCTGGCTGGAGCACTACCACTTCGACGCCGTGCGGGTCGATGCCGTCTCCTCCATGCTGTACCTGGACTTCTCCCGTGAGGCGGGCCAGTGGCTGCCCAACCAGGACGGCGGCAACCAGAACTGGGAGGCCGTGGGCTTCCTGCAAGACCTGAACCGCGCCGTGTACGCGGCCTACCCCGACGTGCACGTGATTGCCGAGGAGTCCACCGCGTGGGAAGGCGTGAGCCGCCCGGCGCACCACGGCGGCCTGGGCTTCGGCATGAAGTGGAACATGGGGTGGATGAACGACACGCTGCGCTACATGCAGCGGCCGCATGCCTACCGGCGATGGCACGCGGGCGACATCCGCTTTTCCAGCGTTTATGCCTTCGACGAGAACTTCGTCCTCGCGCTCTCGCACGACGAGGTGGTCTATGGCAAGGGCAGCCTGCTGGATCGACAGCCCGGCGACCGGTGGCAGCGCTTTGCCGGCCTGCGCCTGCTCTACGGCTACATGTGGATGCATCCGGGCAAGAAGCTGCTGTTCATGGGCGGCGAGTTCGGCCAGGAGCGCGAATGGCACCACGAGCGCGCGTTGGACTGGCAGCTGTGGCAAGAGCCCCTGCACGCCGGCGTCGCCCGATGGGTGGCGGATCTGAACCACGCGCTGCGCGAGCACCCGGCCCTGCACCTGTGGGACTTCGATGCCCGCGGCTTCGAGTGGGCGCCCGCAGAAGGCGAGTCGCCTGTCGTCCTCGCCTTTTTGCGCCGCAGCCCGGGCGAATGCCTGCTGGCCGTGTGCAACCTGACGCCCGAGCCCGTGGCCGCGCTGCGCGTGGGCCTGCCCGCCTCCGGGCGCTGGCACGAAATCCTCAACAGCGACGCCGCCGTGTATGGCGGTAGCGGCATCGGCAACCTGGGCGGCGTGGACGCGCAGAACCACCCCCTGGCGCAGATGCCTGCGAGCGCCCTCCTCACCCTTCCTCCCCTGGCCACCGTGGTGCTGCGCCACGGCGGCGAACCCTCCCTGCAACCCTGA
- a CDS encoding NUDIX hydrolase, with translation MTFGRRPIRHCRECGAATVYRVPDDGDTRSRAICPACSTIHYENPLNVVGTVPVLKDGRVLLCKRNIEPRWGKWTLPAGFMELDETTAEGAARETDEEAGAAITLGPLFSLVNVPQVGQVHLFYLATLLDARFDPGHETIEARLFSEEEIPWDEIAFRTVRVTLERYFADRRAGRFGMHCIDLT, from the coding sequence ATGACGTTCGGCCGCCGCCCCATCCGCCACTGCCGCGAGTGCGGCGCGGCCACGGTCTATCGCGTGCCTGACGATGGCGACACCCGCTCGCGCGCCATCTGCCCGGCCTGCAGCACCATCCATTACGAGAACCCTTTGAACGTGGTCGGCACCGTGCCGGTGCTGAAGGACGGCCGGGTGCTGCTGTGCAAGCGCAACATCGAGCCGCGCTGGGGCAAGTGGACGCTACCGGCGGGCTTCATGGAGCTCGACGAGACCACCGCCGAGGGCGCCGCGCGCGAAACCGACGAGGAGGCCGGGGCCGCGATCACTTTGGGCCCGCTGTTTTCGCTGGTCAACGTGCCGCAGGTCGGCCAGGTACACCTGTTCTACCTGGCCACGCTGCTGGACGCGCGCTTCGACCCCGGGCACGAGACCATCGAGGCCCGGCTGTTTTCCGAGGAAGAGATCCCCTGGGACGAGATCGCGTTTCGCACCGTCCGCGTCACGCTGGAGCGCTATTTCGCCGACCGGCGCGCGGGCCGTTTCGGCATGCACTGCATCGACCTGACCTGA
- a CDS encoding fumarylacetoacetate hydrolase family protein, whose translation MRYALSPAPLAAVPVAGSDELFPVRRIYCVGRNYAEHAREMGFSGREAPFFFMKPADAVLPVPAGQEGRLPYPPRTADLHHEIELVVAMGRGGANIAAQDALQHVWGYAVGLDMTRRDLQADMKKQGRPWCIAKGFDASAPIGPITPAAQAGNVQDAAIWLNVNGQPRQKSRTSQLIWSIAETIEHLSAAWTLQPGDLIFTGTPEGVGAVARGDVLEAGIEGLGTLRLAVA comes from the coding sequence ATGCGCTACGCCCTTTCCCCCGCTCCCCTTGCCGCCGTGCCCGTGGCCGGCAGCGACGAGCTTTTCCCCGTCCGCCGCATCTACTGCGTGGGCCGCAACTACGCCGAACACGCCCGCGAGATGGGCTTTAGCGGGCGCGAGGCGCCGTTTTTCTTCATGAAGCCGGCCGACGCCGTGCTGCCCGTGCCCGCCGGCCAGGAGGGCCGCCTGCCCTACCCCCCGCGCACGGCCGACCTGCACCACGAGATCGAGCTGGTCGTGGCCATGGGGCGCGGCGGCGCGAACATCGCCGCGCAGGACGCGCTGCAGCACGTATGGGGCTACGCCGTGGGCCTGGACATGACGCGCCGCGATCTGCAGGCGGACATGAAAAAGCAGGGCCGCCCCTGGTGCATCGCCAAGGGCTTTGACGCCAGCGCCCCCATCGGCCCCATCACTCCGGCGGCGCAGGCCGGCAACGTGCAGGACGCGGCCATCTGGCTGAACGTCAACGGCCAGCCGCGCCAGAAAAGCCGCACCAGCCAGCTGATCTGGAGCATCGCCGAGACCATCGAGCACCTGTCGGCCGCCTGGACGCTGCAGCCGGGCGACCTGATCTTCACCGGCACGCCCGAGGGCGTGGGCGCCGTGGCGCGTGGCGATGTGCTGGAAGCCGGCATCGAAGGCCTGGGCACGCTGCGCCTGGCCGTGGCATGA
- the pgeF gene encoding peptidoglycan editing factor PgeF, translated as MPLQLPHDWIAPDWPAHLRVRAFCTTRRGGVSAPPLDSLNLGQFVGDDPQAVAANWAAVQTVLDSEGGPVHTVRTLQVHGSRVVAAHSGTPAGLEADACTTAEPGVACVTMAADCLPVLLADCAGTRVAAAHAGWRGLAGGVLEAALQPFWPPAPVHQAPAAINSGAQVLAWIGPGIGPQAFEVGAEVREAFVAHDPAAAAHFTARPGGKFLADLPALARQRLRAAGVSAVYGNDSSPAWCTAGQPSRFFSHRRDSAVLGRSGRMAACIWLAA; from the coding sequence ATGCCCCTGCAGCTGCCCCACGACTGGATCGCCCCCGACTGGCCCGCCCATCTGCGCGTGCGCGCCTTTTGCACCACGCGCCGCGGCGGCGTGAGCGCCCCGCCGCTGGACAGCCTGAACCTGGGCCAGTTCGTGGGCGACGATCCGCAGGCGGTGGCGGCCAACTGGGCCGCGGTGCAGACGGTGCTGGACAGCGAAGGCGGGCCTGTTCACACCGTGCGCACCCTGCAGGTGCACGGCAGCCGCGTCGTCGCCGCGCACTCGGGCACGCCGGCGGGCCTGGAGGCCGACGCCTGCACCACCGCCGAGCCGGGCGTGGCCTGCGTGACGATGGCGGCGGACTGCCTGCCGGTGCTGCTGGCCGACTGCGCCGGCACCCGCGTGGCCGCCGCGCACGCCGGCTGGCGCGGCCTGGCCGGCGGCGTGCTGGAGGCGGCCTTGCAGCCTTTTTGGCCTCCAGCGCCCGTGCATCAAGCGCCGGCAGCTATCAATTCAGGAGCGCAGGTGCTGGCCTGGATCGGCCCTGGCATCGGCCCCCAGGCGTTTGAGGTGGGCGCCGAGGTACGCGAGGCCTTCGTCGCCCACGACCCGGCCGCTGCCGCCCATTTCACGGCCCGCCCCGGGGGCAAATTTCTGGCCGACCTGCCGGCCCTGGCGCGCCAGCGCCTGCGTGCGGCAGGCGTCAGCGCCGTCTATGGCAACGACAGCTCGCCCGCCTGGTGCACGGCCGGCCAGCCCTCACGGTTCTTCTCGCACCGGCGCGACAGCGCCGTCCTGGGGCGCAGCGGCCGCATGGCCGCCTGCATCTGGCTGGCCGCCTGA